In one window of Campylobacter coli DNA:
- a CDS encoding AMIN domain-containing protein, which translates to MKTKILGIFLIFISLLNAEENPFKSEQNMSMIVPPDFQKEDIKFNSNARVLKSVSFNYINLDGSEEVLNIDINKSIDWHDTYTLVRSKSPDPSKVFDVSVTIPERNDSKKESNNTASIEIPLQVDKIYDFISYAVYKNKIKLNTNDELISDFSIGNPSKIVVDFKSDLVNPTKNIRISNSLFKRIDFGSHKGYYRLVIYLDGNYNYNIQKDATGYMINLL; encoded by the coding sequence ATGAAAACTAAAATTTTAGGAATATTTTTAATTTTTATTTCTTTATTAAATGCTGAGGAAAATCCTTTCAAATCAGAGCAAAACATGAGTATGATTGTGCCGCCTGATTTTCAAAAAGAGGATATTAAATTTAATTCTAATGCAAGAGTTTTAAAAAGCGTAAGTTTTAATTATATCAATCTTGATGGAAGCGAAGAGGTCTTAAATATTGACATTAACAAAAGCATAGATTGGCATGATACTTATACCCTTGTGCGTTCTAAAAGTCCAGATCCTTCAAAGGTTTTTGATGTTTCAGTAACCATACCTGAGCGTAATGATTCCAAAAAAGAATCCAACAATACAGCAAGTATAGAAATACCATTACAGGTTGATAAAATCTATGATTTTATATCCTATGCGGTGTATAAAAATAAAATTAAACTCAATACCAATGATGAGCTTATTAGCGATTTTTCCATAGGTAATCCTAGTAAAATTGTGGTAGATTTTAAATCAGATCTAGTAAATCCTACTAAAAATATACGCATTAGCAATTCTCTTTTTAAGCGCATAGATTTTGGCTCTCATAAGGGATATTATAGGCTTGTGATATATTTGGATGGAAATTATAATTACAATATCCAAAAAGATGCCACAGGATATATGATCAATCTATTGTGA
- the eno gene encoding phosphopyruvate hydratase has protein sequence MLVIEDVRAYEVLDSRGNPTVKAEVVLSDGSMGAAIVPSGASTGSKEALELRDNDERFGGKGVLKAVSNVNETIADEILGLDALNQAQLDDTLRELDGTNNYSKLGANATLGVSMATARAAANALGVPLYRYLGGANASILPVPMCNIINGGAHASNNIDFQEFMIMPFGFTSFKEALRSVCEIYAILKKELVNLGHSTALGDEGGFAPNLANNTEPIDLLMTCIKKAGYENRVKIALDVASTEFFKEGKYHMEGKAFSSEDLIERYVELCAKYPICSIEDGLAENDFEGWIKLTEKLGNKIQLVGDDLFVTNEDILREGIIKKMANAVLIKPNQIGTITQTMRTVRLAQRNNYKCVMSHRSGESEDAFIADFAVALNTGQIKTGALARGERTAKYNRLLEIELESDEFLGEKL, from the coding sequence ATGTTAGTAATTGAAGATGTTAGAGCATATGAAGTGCTTGATAGTAGAGGAAATCCAACCGTAAAAGCAGAAGTTGTACTTAGTGATGGAAGCATGGGTGCAGCTATTGTTCCAAGTGGTGCAAGTACAGGTTCTAAGGAGGCTTTAGAACTTCGTGATAACGATGAAAGATTTGGTGGAAAAGGTGTTTTAAAAGCAGTTTCTAATGTAAATGAAACTATAGCTGATGAAATTTTAGGACTAGATGCTTTAAATCAAGCTCAGCTTGATGATACTTTACGCGAGCTTGATGGTACAAACAATTACTCAAAATTAGGTGCAAATGCGACTTTGGGAGTATCTATGGCAACAGCGCGTGCAGCAGCAAATGCTTTAGGAGTGCCTTTATATCGTTATTTAGGGGGTGCAAATGCAAGTATTTTGCCTGTACCAATGTGTAATATTATCAATGGTGGTGCTCATGCAAGCAATAATATAGACTTTCAAGAATTTATGATCATGCCTTTTGGTTTCACAAGCTTTAAAGAAGCTTTGCGTTCAGTTTGTGAAATTTATGCGATCTTGAAAAAAGAGCTTGTAAATTTAGGACATTCTACAGCTTTAGGTGATGAAGGAGGTTTTGCTCCAAATTTAGCTAACAATACAGAGCCTATTGATCTTTTAATGACTTGTATTAAAAAAGCAGGTTATGAAAATCGTGTTAAAATCGCTCTTGATGTAGCAAGCACTGAATTTTTTAAAGAAGGCAAATACCACATGGAGGGCAAAGCTTTTTCAAGTGAAGATTTGATTGAACGCTATGTAGAGCTTTGTGCAAAATATCCAATTTGCAGCATTGAAGATGGTTTGGCTGAAAATGATTTTGAGGGCTGGATCAAACTTACTGAAAAATTAGGCAATAAAATTCAGCTTGTAGGCGATGATTTATTTGTAACAAATGAAGATATCTTAAGAGAAGGTATCATTAAAAAAATGGCAAATGCTGTGCTTATCAAGCCAAATCAAATTGGAACTATTACTCAAACTATGAGAACTGTTCGTTTAGCACAAAGAAACAATTATAAATGTGTGATGAGTCACAGAAGCGGTGAGAGTGAAGATGCTTTTATAGCAGATTTTGCTGTAGCTTTAAACACAGGGCAAATCAAAACAGGAGCTTTAGCAAGAGGTGAAAGAACTGCAAAATATAACCGCTTGCTTGAAATCGAGCTTGAAAGTGACGAATTTTTAGGAGAAAAACTCTGA